One window of the Pempheris klunzingeri isolate RE-2024b chromosome 10, fPemKlu1.hap1, whole genome shotgun sequence genome contains the following:
- the epsti1 gene encoding epithelial-stromal interaction protein 1 translates to MDPQDHRRDSGKQLTSSRSTGSAGGPGAGAGGRVHTPANPDGGAPDRGDQAADRRPCYSDGFTMMPPNETQRSKLKMMAQKEEEDLQRWREANRVSSLHLNPEKLGGNVTLADAREQQFADLRCSKLQKKLRKEELDKRRRREEEEELQKMKAKQREKAERLEESRRQQEQRRGEQLMQDHLRAKESFLQRFERRAPGPLASSSATHTSSRNEAVESKQLKSEREVQQEHRRVNSAFLDKLEGRGSEGETRGEGIREAERPSLAREDFRHQPSGPPRQQLPLAHLNPDPERSCFDWTEEADPEADYDWALMKLMNNFPDCCKVFLEDILSQCDGDYEQAYKLLVCTFS, encoded by the exons ATGGATCCTCAGGACCACCGGAGAGACTCGGGGAAGCAGCTGACCTCCAGCAGGAGCACCGGctcagcaggaggaccaggagcaggagcaggaggacgagTTCACACTCCTGCCAACCCCGACGGAGGTGCTCCTGACCGCGGGGACCAGGCGGCAGACAGGCGGCCCTGCTA cTCGGATGGATTCACCATGATGCCACCAAATGAAACTCAGCGAAGCAAGCTGAAAATGA TGGCtcagaaagaagaggaggacctgcagagatggagagaggcaAACAGAGTCTCCTCTCTGCACCTGAATCCAGAGAAGCTGG GTGGTAATGTAACACTGGCTGATGCCAGGGAGCAGCAGTTTGCAGACCTACGCTGCTCCAAACTGCAGAAGAAG CTGAGAAAGGAAGAACTggacaagaggaggaggcgagaagaggaggaggagttacAGAAGATGAAGGccaaacagagggagaag GCGGAGCGCCTGGAGGAGAGCAGGCgacagcaggagcagaggaggggggagcAGCTCATGCAGGATCACCTCAG GGCGAAAGAGAGTTTTCTGCAGAGGTTTGAGAGGAGAGCCCCGGGTCCACTGGCATCCAGCAGTGCCACACACACGTCATCCAGG AATGAGGCAGTGGAGAGTAAACAGCtgaaaagtgagagagaggtaCAGCAGGAACACAGGAG GGTGAACTCGGCCTTTCTGGACAAGCTCGAGGGTCgaggcagtgagggagagacgaGGGGGGAAGGCATTCGGGAAGCAGAGCGTCCCTCTTTGGCCCGTGAAGACTTCAGACACCAGCCGTCCGGTCCCCCTAGACAACAGCTCCCCCTCGCTCACCTGAACCCAGACCCAGAGCGGAGCTGCTTCGACTGGACAGAGGAAGCTG ACCCAGAGGCTGACTACGACTGGGCcttgatgaagctgatgaacaACTTTCCAGACTGCTGCAAAGTCTTCCTAGAGGACATCCTCAGTCAGTGCGACGGCGATTACGAGCAGGCCTACAAACTGCTCGTCTGCACGTTCAGCTGA